In one window of Solanum pennellii chromosome 2, SPENNV200 DNA:
- the LOC107010216 gene encoding uncharacterized protein LOC107010216 isoform X7: MGSIKRMPENIWSSIRSGVILYDFSRVVEELVFNSLDAGAAKVSVAIGIETCYVKVDDNGSGVSRDGLVLMGEKYATSKYSHSDDMHAFPASFGFKGEALSSISDFSLLEIVTKTHGRPNGYRKVLKGGKCLYLGIDDCRQDVGTTVIVRDVFYNQPVRRKQMHSKYFYPKKVLHALKESLLRIALVHPSVSFKIVDIESEDDLLCTRASPSPLSLLSSEFGIHLSSLNKLNASDGSFKLSGYISDPDVYTVKVLQYFYINSRFVSKGPIHKLLNNTAMSFDRASDIEKRSRSQIYPLFMLNLNCPRSFYDFTLEPSKTSVEFKDWGPVLLFIEDTVANLWTESNSADIPVNHEIRKKRCRAQSCKGTLELLSPLPKKQTRECTVRRDIQSPQNTLWESASAKPDPGSGFLCQIESSSRLVDGSLAHCTVGVNWKSRCSVQPLSSNVSPTEDYFLDNKFSASATSSYKSDCLLGSGWENESQTILAGKSTEDASFKESLELIDSSNMMHERRIPFMRSCSLRRSLIHDGTSFDSDEDVKFGKSDCRTKQNRLEDDYSVEFEVVHDVNRVLHQRPTRGKEIYFEKFSRCKTQSRALQRTKKISGDSEKSSLTKDILDEDDHLMDFFKQTENYRSGLPSFSPELSPLPAYPLLGSRSLDVNPYISENGLGTSVKHEVGVTYNSGNMQCNLLVPAINNMEKEDCLFSNPAKFDLDFYACSKEDLGCIGGLDPWDIYSSGPSEFYYDGDDLSHTHSHGENLTNCLTPRAMLSSWVDGNSHKWNDAGSRGNTDKLIRKKSRSHSAPPFYQGKKKFFATSESSKTAAGNNIIKTVHDVPLMPETRAVRRLGDSTEALCSELPQQSSHQCDQSSTPSCGDGVYSDERLSVKMKLVDIWNSRLQTQGECISTRYGELKEEFAPTKETQSILDSGTKWRDFCPEITSGTGTKSRKNQDTVLNVTSGILHFLGDSLVPNTIDRNCLCGAKVLQQVDKKFIPIVGGTTLAIIDQTSEFVWKNCVRRFYLDKKEQQPILIPSKNWSCLKLVINYYTIMLTKFKTGVGSATFILKLQNHLPGT, from the exons CGACGTCAAAATACAGCCATTCAGATGATATGCATGCTTTCCCAGCAAGCTTTGGCTTTAAAGGAGAGGCTCTGAGCTCTATTTCTGACTTTTCTTTGTTGGAAATTGTTACTAAAACTCATGGGAGGCCAAATGGATATCGGAAAGTTTTGAAG GGCGGCAAGTGTTTGTACCTTGGAATTGACGATTGTAGACAAGATGTTGGTACAACAG tCATTGTTCGTGATGTATTTTACAACCAACCAGTTCGAAGGAAGCAAATGCACTCCAAGTACTTCTA CCCAAAGAAGGTGTTGCATGCTCTGAAAGAGTCTCTGCTAAGAATCGCCCTTGTTCATCCCAGTGTCTCCTTTAAAATTGTTGATATTGAAAG TGAGGATGACCTGCTTTGCACTCGTGCTTCTCCTTCTCCATTGTCGCTATTGTCCAGTGAGTTTGGAATTCATCTGAGTTCCCTTAACAAATTGAATGCAAGTGATGGTTCATTCAAGCTCTCAGGATACATTTCAGATCCTGATGTTTACACAGTGAAG GTCCTTCAATATTTCT ATATCAATTCAAGATTTGTTTCCAAAGGACCAATACATAAATTACTTAATAACACAGCTATGAGTTTTGACAGAGCTTCTGACATTGAGAAGCGAAGTAGATCTCAGATATATCCTCTGTTTATGCTGAACCTAAACTGTCCAAgatctttttatgattttactTTGGAGCCTTCAAAGACCTCTGTGGAATTTAAG GATTGGGGCCCTGTCCTTCTCTTTATTGAGGATACTGTTGCGAATCTCTGGACTGAAAGTAACTCTGCTG ATATACCTGTGAATCATGAGATCAGGAAAAAGAGGTGCAGGGCTCAGAGTTGCAAAGGTACACTTGAACTTCTTTCCCCGCTGCCAAAGAAACAGACCAGAGAGTGCACTGTCAGGAGAGATATTCAATCTCCGCAGAATACTCTGTGGGAAAGTGCTTCTGCGAAACCTGATCCTGGGTCCGGGTTCCTCTGTCAGATTGAAAGTTCAAGTCGGTTAGTTGATGGATCTCTTGCTCATTGCACAGTTGGTGTAAACTGGAAATCCAGATGCTCTGTGCAACCCCTTTCATCTAATGTTTCACCTACAGAGGATTATTTCCTGGATAACAAATTCAGTGCTTCAGCTACCTCCAGTTATAAATCAGACTGCCTGCTAGGTTCAGGATGGGAGAACGAGTCTCAAACAATTTTAGCTGGCAAATCAACAGAGGATGCCTCATTTAAGGAGTCTCTTGAACTTATTGACAGTTCAAATATGATGCATGAGAGAAGAATACCATTCATGCGTAGCTGTTCTTTGCGCAGAAGCCTGATACATGATGGAACATCTTTTGATAGTGATGAAGACGTTAAGTTTGGAAAAAGTGACTGCAGAACTAAACAAAATCGCCTTGAAGATGATTATAGTGTTGAATTTGAAGTTGTTCATGATGTTAACCGGGTCTTACATCAAAGGCCTACTAGAGGCAAggaaatatattttgagaaGTTCTCCAGGTGCAAAACACAGAGCAGGGCATTGCAGcggacaaaaaaaatttcaggTGATTCAGAAAAGTCTTCTTTAACCAAGGACATTCTAGATGAAGATGATCATCTTATGGACTTCTTTAAACAGACTGAAAACTATCGTTCTGGCCTACCATCTTTTAGTCCAGAACTATCTCCTCTGCCAGCATATCCTTTGCTCGGGAGCAGATCTCTAGATGTTAATCCTTACATCTCTGAAAATGGGCTTGGAACTTCTGTTAAACATGAAGTTGGTGTCACGTATAATTCTGGAAACATGCAATGTAATCTCTTGGTTCCAGCCATAAATAATATGGAAAAAGAGGACTGCTTGTTTTCAAATCCTGCAAAGTTTGATCTTGATTTTTATGCTTGTTCTAAAGAGGATTTGGGCTGTATAGGGGGACTTGATCCGTGGGACATTTATAGTTCAGGTCCTTCTGAATTCTATTATGATGGAGATGATTTGTCACATACACATTCTCATGGTGAAAATCTTACTAATTGTTTGACACCACGAGCTATGCTCTCCTCTTGGGTGGATGGGAATTCGCATAAATGGAATGATGCTGGGAGTCGAGGTAACACAGATAAGCTTATAAGGAAGAAGAGTAGAAGTCATTCAGCTCCTCCATTTTATCAAGGCAAGAAGAAGTTTTTTGCCACGAGCGAGTCTTCAAAAACGGCAGCAGGAAATAACATTATTAAGACTGTTCATGATGTGCCACTCATGCCAG AAACTAGAGCAGTAAGAAGACTGGGGGATTCTACAGAAGCTCTCTGCTCGGAGCTTCCACAGCAGTCATCCCATCAATGTGATCAATCTTCCACCCCAAGTTGTGGTGATGGTGTTTATTCTGATGAAAG GCTAAGTGTTAAAATGAAACTTGTTGACATCTGGAATAGCAGATTACAAACTCAAGGAGAGTGCATAAGTACACGCTATGGGGAGTTAAAAGAAG AATTTGCACCAACAAAAGAAACTCAAAGTATCTTAGATTCTGGGACAAAATGGAGGGACTTCTGTCCAGAGATTACA AGCGGCACTGGAACAAAGAGTCGTAAGAATCAGGATACTGTACTCAATGTCACTTCTGGCATATTGCATTTTCTTGGTGATTCATTGGTTCCTAATACCATTGATAGAAACTGCCTGTGTGGTGCCAAAGTACTCCAACAGGTTGATAAGAAGTTTATTCCGATTGTGGGCGGCACAACACTTGCTATAATTGATCAG ACGAGCGAATTCGTTTGGAAGAACTGCGTGAGAAG GTTCTATCTGGacaaaaaagaacaacaacCTATCTTGATTCCGAGCAAGAATTG GTCATGCCTGAAATTGGTTATCAATTATTACACAATTATGCTGACCAAATTCAAAACTGGGGTTGGATCTGCAACATTCATTCTGAAGCTTCAAAATCATTTACCAG GAACTTGA